The proteins below come from a single bacterium genomic window:
- the ruvX gene encoding Holliday junction resolvase RuvX, with product MRILALDVGDKRIGCAISDEEGKIALGIDTIEMECAIESLKELLSKYNPSKIVFGLPLTMDGKSAHQAEKVLKFASKVSEITDIPTTFWDERLSTKEAERVLEGVKKEKRDRVIDMLSAQVILQGFLGERNV from the coding sequence ATGAGGATACTTGCTTTGGATGTGGGTGATAAAAGAATAGGCTGTGCAATATCAGATGAAGAAGGTAAAATTGCATTAGGCATTGATACAATTGAAATGGAATGTGCGATAGAATCTTTAAAAGAGCTCTTATCAAAATATAATCCCTCTAAAATTGTCTTTGGCCTTCCCCTTACTATGGATGGAAAAAGTGCACATCAGGCAGAAAAGGTATTAAAATTTGCTAGCAAGGTTAGTGAAATAACAGATATTCCTACCACCTTCTGGGATGAGAGGCTTTCTACAAAAGAGGCAGAAAGGGTATTGGAGGGAGTAAAAAAAGAAAAGAGGGATAGGGTGATCGATATGCTGTCAGCCCAGGTAATCCTGCAAGGCTTTCTTGGTGAAAGAAATGTATGA
- the carB gene encoding carbamoyl-phosphate synthase large subunit, which produces MPARSDIHKILLIGSGPIVIGQACEFDYSGTQACKALRDEGYSVVLVNSNPATIMTDPNTAERVYIEPLTIDFLEEIIKKERPDALLPTIGGQTALNLSSLLYEAGILEKYNVRMIGANYDAIKRAEDRLYFRRAMSEIGLDIPKGIVVKSLREARKAIEDIGFPCVIRPSYTLGGIGGGIAETQRRFEEMVKQGLHESMIGEVLIEESLIGWKEYELEVMRDLKDNVVIICSIENLDPMGVHTGDSITVAPIQTLTDKEYQKMRDASIAAIRKIGVETGGSNVQFAVCPKNGRLVIIEINPRVSRSSALASKATGFPIAKIAAKLAIGLTLDEIPNDITKKTPASFEPTIDYCVVKIPRFAFEKFKDANCILTTSMKSVGEIMSIGRTFKEALQKGIRSLEMDMYGLFSDDSDIGLIAGLFAPNKDRLLYIYKAIKKGIKISEIHRWTKIDPWFLRNIKEIVSMEDEIANCKLQIANFKLLKKAKEYGFSDREIGRLVGKDEKDIREMRKSLGINPVFKSVDTCAGEFEAETPYYYSTYDEEDEVSVSERKKVIILGSGPNRIGQGIEFDYCCCQGVYALREEGYEAIMINCNPETVSTDYDTSDKLYFEPMTYEDVMNIIEKEKPLGVILQLGGQTPLKLAIPLENAGVKILGTSVSSIDIAEDRERFSELIKSLSLNQPPNGYAKSIEEGCSIAKKLSFPVLLRPSYVLGGRAMEIAYDEDDVRSYIERAIKVSSSRPILIDKFLEDAIEVDVDAISDGKIVVIGGVMEHIERAGIHSGDSAMAFPPHTLSKDIIEEIKETTKKIALSLNVIGLINIQFAVKGGEIYILEVNPRASRTIPFISKAIGVSLAGLAVKVMLGKSLKELGFTDEVTPPYFSVKESVFPFTRFYGVDCLLGPEMKSTGEVMGIANSFSCAYAKSQIAAGLVMPETGRVFVSVPDREKPNILEASRLFLELGFSLAATKNTRDFLEKNGILVEKVFKVGEGKPDIVDMMKKGKISLVINIPSGKKAHKDEIKIRTTALNLSIPIITTSDGALATAAGISALRKEKREVKSIQEYHLKTLKMQNCG; this is translated from the coding sequence ATGCCAGCTCGTTCTGATATTCACAAGATCCTTCTCATTGGCTCTGGCCCAATTGTGATTGGTCAGGCTTGTGAATTTGATTATTCTGGAACACAAGCTTGTAAGGCATTGAGGGATGAGGGCTACAGCGTTGTCCTTGTCAATTCAAACCCTGCAACCATAATGACAGACCCAAACACAGCAGAAAGGGTCTATATTGAACCCTTAACCATAGATTTTTTAGAGGAGATAATCAAAAAAGAGCGTCCGGATGCCCTATTGCCAACCATTGGTGGTCAAACAGCCCTTAATCTTTCATCCTTGCTTTATGAAGCTGGAATTTTAGAGAAATACAATGTGAGAATGATCGGAGCAAATTATGATGCTATCAAAAGGGCAGAGGATAGGTTGTATTTCAGAAGGGCAATGTCTGAAATTGGATTGGATATACCAAAGGGTATAGTTGTAAAGAGCTTAAGGGAGGCAAGGAAGGCTATAGAAGATATTGGATTTCCCTGTGTGATAAGGCCATCGTATACATTGGGTGGAATAGGGGGTGGAATAGCAGAGACTCAAAGAAGATTTGAGGAAATGGTAAAACAGGGGCTTCATGAGAGTATGATCGGTGAGGTCTTAATAGAGGAATCCCTTATAGGATGGAAAGAATATGAGCTTGAGGTAATGAGAGACTTAAAGGATAATGTGGTGATTATCTGCTCCATTGAAAATCTTGACCCAATGGGCGTTCATACCGGAGATTCAATAACCGTTGCTCCGATTCAGACATTAACCGATAAGGAATACCAGAAGATGCGCGATGCCTCAATTGCAGCGATAAGAAAGATAGGTGTTGAAACAGGTGGCTCAAATGTCCAATTTGCGGTTTGTCCAAAGAATGGAAGATTAGTAATCATTGAGATAAATCCAAGGGTTTCAAGGTCATCTGCTTTAGCTTCAAAGGCAACAGGCTTTCCTATTGCAAAGATTGCCGCAAAGCTTGCAATTGGCTTAACCCTTGATGAGATACCAAATGATATAACAAAGAAAACACCAGCATCATTTGAGCCAACCATAGACTATTGCGTGGTTAAGATTCCCAGGTTTGCATTTGAGAAATTTAAAGATGCAAATTGTATTCTTACCACATCAATGAAATCTGTGGGTGAGATTATGAGCATAGGAAGGACATTCAAAGAGGCATTACAAAAGGGCATAAGAAGCCTTGAAATGGATATGTATGGGCTTTTTTCCGATGATTCTGATATAGGGCTTATTGCAGGTCTTTTTGCCCCTAATAAAGATAGGCTACTTTATATCTATAAGGCAATAAAAAAGGGTATAAAGATTAGCGAAATCCATAGATGGACAAAAATAGACCCATGGTTTTTGAGAAACATAAAGGAAATTGTAAGCATGGAAGATGAAATTGCAAATTGCAAATTGCAAATTGCAAATTTTAAATTGTTGAAAAAGGCAAAGGAATATGGATTTTCTGACCGGGAGATAGGAAGGTTAGTAGGAAAAGATGAGAAAGATATAAGAGAAATGAGGAAGTCTCTTGGGATAAATCCAGTATTTAAATCTGTGGATACCTGCGCAGGAGAATTTGAGGCAGAAACACCATATTATTATTCAACCTACGATGAAGAAGATGAGGTTTCTGTATCAGAGAGAAAAAAGGTTATTATTTTAGGCTCTGGTCCAAACAGGATAGGCCAGGGAATAGAGTTTGATTATTGTTGTTGTCAGGGCGTTTACGCATTAAGGGAAGAAGGGTATGAAGCAATTATGATAAATTGCAACCCGGAGACCGTATCCACGGATTATGATACATCGGACAAATTATATTTTGAGCCAATGACTTATGAGGATGTAATGAATATCATCGAGAAGGAAAAACCCCTGGGTGTTATCCTCCAGCTTGGAGGCCAGACACCCCTAAAGCTTGCCATACCACTTGAAAATGCAGGGGTTAAAATATTAGGAACATCCGTTTCCTCAATTGATATTGCAGAGGATAGGGAGAGGTTTTCAGAGCTTATAAAATCCCTTTCTTTAAATCAGCCCCCAAATGGTTATGCCAAATCTATTGAAGAGGGATGTTCTATCGCAAAAAAGCTTAGTTTTCCTGTCCTTCTTCGTCCATCCTATGTATTAGGTGGCAGGGCAATGGAGATAGCTTATGATGAGGATGATGTTAGAAGCTACATTGAAAGGGCAATCAAGGTATCTTCTTCTCGGCCTATCCTTATCGATAAATTCCTTGAGGATGCAATAGAGGTTGATGTGGATGCCATATCTGATGGAAAAATTGTTGTAATTGGTGGTGTTATGGAGCATATTGAAAGGGCTGGGATACATTCAGGAGATTCTGCAATGGCTTTTCCTCCCCATACATTGAGCAAAGATATAATTGAAGAAATTAAGGAAACGACAAAGAAAATTGCCCTTTCCCTCAATGTGATTGGGCTTATTAACATCCAATTTGCTGTAAAAGGGGGAGAAATCTATATTTTGGAGGTAAATCCAAGGGCATCAAGGACAATCCCATTTATCAGCAAGGCAATTGGTGTCTCTTTGGCAGGTCTTGCTGTAAAGGTTATGCTGGGAAAGAGCCTTAAAGAGCTTGGCTTTACAGATGAAGTTACACCCCCTTATTTTTCAGTAAAGGAATCTGTTTTTCCATTTACAAGGTTTTATGGCGTAGATTGTCTGCTTGGGCCTGAGATGAAATCAACCGGAGAGGTTATGGGAATTGCAAATAGCTTTTCCTGTGCATATGCAAAGAGCCAAATTGCCGCAGGACTGGTTATGCCTGAAACAGGCAGGGTTTTTGTGAGTGTTCCAGATAGGGAAAAGCCAAATATATTAGAGGCTTCTCGGCTATTTTTAGAGCTAGGGTTTAGCCTTGCTGCCACAAAAAATACAAGGGATTTCCTGGAAAAAAATGGCATTTTGGTAGAAAAGGTCTTTAAGGTAGGAGAGGGAAAACCAGATATTGTTGATATGATGAAGAAGGGTAAGATATCTTTGGTTATAAATATTCCCTCGGGGAAAAAAGCCCATAAGGATGAGATAAAAATAAGGACAACCGCCTTAAATCTTTCAATCCCTATTATTACCACATCAGATGGAGCATTGGCTACCGCGGCTGGAATATCTGCCTTAAGAAAGGAAAAAAGGGAGGTAAAGTCTATCCAGGAATATCATTTAAAAACTTTAAAAATGCAAAATTGTGGTTAA
- the thpR gene encoding RNA 2',3'-cyclic phosphodiesterase: MRLFIAIELEERIKDAISLAIKEIKIPLKPKWVNPANCHITLKFLGEVEKERLSKILDVLKDEALKHKPFTISFGSIGAFPREDYPRVIWIGIEKGFDSLSLIANSLEDSLFKIGFPKEKRPFSAHLTLARIKSPQKTNLLSPYLSKRFIIDEMSVKEIMLIESKLTPKGPIYTDLQVFPL; this comes from the coding sequence ATGAGGCTATTCATTGCTATTGAATTAGAGGAAAGAATAAAAGATGCAATTTCCCTTGCCATAAAAGAAATAAAAATACCTTTAAAGCCAAAATGGGTAAATCCAGCCAATTGCCATATTACCCTAAAGTTTTTAGGAGAGGTAGAAAAAGAAAGGCTTTCAAAGATTCTTGATGTTTTAAAAGATGAGGCATTAAAACACAAGCCCTTTACCATTTCATTTGGAAGCATTGGTGCATTTCCAAGAGAAGATTATCCAAGGGTTATCTGGATTGGGATTGAAAAGGGCTTTGATTCCCTTTCCTTAATCGCCAATTCCCTGGAAGATTCTCTTTTTAAAATAGGCTTTCCAAAAGAAAAAAGACCTTTTTCTGCCCACCTAACCCTGGCAAGGATAAAAAGCCCTCAAAAAACAAATTTGCTTTCCCCCTATCTTTCTAAAAGATTTATTATTGATGAAATGTCAGTTAAAGAAATTATGCTCATAGAAAGCAAGCTTACCCCAAAAGGCCCTATCTATACCGACCTCCAAGTCTTTCCCCTATGA
- the ligA gene encoding NAD-dependent DNA ligase LigA produces the protein MRLKAIKEEIEKLREEIRYHDYRYYALSLPVISDYEYDQLLLRLKRLEEENPEFITEDSPTQRVSGKPLDEFLKVKHRIPMLSLDNTYSFEEVLEFMERVKRALGFSPEWVVELKIDGVGVSLIYENGVFTRGITRGDGNVGDDITLNLKTIAGLPLKLFGNFPEYLEVRGEVYLPKKGLEIINEERIKENLPPFANTRNAASGSLHLLDPSIVAKRPLRIFVHTLSESSIPYKTHYQALESFFRFGLPVNPNFILSKDISQIQTYCKVWEEKSKALDYDTDGVVLKVNQYELQGILGTTARSPRYATAFKFKAEQATTKLLDIKIQVGRSGCLTPVAILEPVSLAGAKISRATLHNEDEIKKKDIRIGDRVMVERSGDVIPKVIGVIPAKKRNEPYKFPKTCPVCNAPVVRKEDEARIYCTGINCEAQIKRRIEYFASRGCLDIDGLGERVVSQLVDCGLLKGIEDIYKLKKEDLTSLPLWALKKAENLISAIEKSKKMPLNRLINGIGIPGVGSTTSILLEEKFGSLDNLMKASYDELISIYEIGPKTANEIISFFSQEDVQKLIKALKDYGLNLEKGEKEGLALTGKEFVITGAISGITRNELKRIIEELGGMVKESLSKKTSYLIVGEKPGSKLHQAKRLNIPIISAGEFLQDKVFGNTKEAKNIRFISPYS, from the coding sequence ATGCGCTTGAAGGCGATTAAGGAGGAGATAGAGAAATTAAGAGAGGAAATAAGGTATCACGATTACAGGTATTATGCCCTTTCCTTGCCGGTTATTTCAGATTATGAGTATGACCAACTCCTTTTAAGGCTTAAAAGGCTTGAGGAAGAAAACCCTGAATTTATTACAGAAGATTCGCCAACCCAGAGGGTATCGGGAAAGCCTCTCGATGAATTTTTAAAGGTAAAGCATAGGATTCCCATGCTCTCCCTTGATAATACATATTCATTTGAGGAGGTATTGGAGTTTATGGAAAGGGTCAAAAGGGCTTTAGGTTTTTCTCCTGAATGGGTTGTAGAGCTTAAGATTGATGGGGTTGGTGTATCTTTAATTTATGAAAATGGCGTATTTACAAGGGGAATAACCAGAGGCGATGGTAATGTTGGCGATGATATTACATTAAACCTAAAGACAATAGCAGGTCTTCCCCTTAAGCTTTTTGGGAATTTCCCAGAATACCTTGAGGTAAGGGGAGAGGTCTATCTTCCCAAGAAAGGGCTTGAGATAATAAATGAAGAAAGAATAAAGGAGAACCTCCCTCCATTTGCCAATACAAGAAATGCAGCATCTGGTTCCCTCCACCTCCTTGACCCCTCTATTGTGGCAAAGAGGCCTTTAAGGATATTTGTTCATACACTTTCCGAATCAAGCATTCCCTACAAAACACATTATCAGGCATTAGAGAGCTTTTTTAGATTTGGCCTTCCGGTAAATCCCAATTTTATCTTATCAAAGGATATTTCTCAAATCCAGACATATTGTAAAGTTTGGGAAGAAAAAAGCAAAGCATTGGATTATGATACAGATGGCGTTGTTCTAAAGGTAAATCAATATGAGCTTCAAGGCATACTTGGGACTACAGCAAGAAGCCCAAGGTATGCAACGGCATTTAAGTTTAAGGCAGAACAGGCGACAACCAAGCTTTTGGATATAAAAATTCAAGTAGGAAGAAGCGGATGCCTTACACCGGTTGCCATTTTAGAGCCTGTATCCCTTGCGGGTGCAAAAATATCAAGGGCAACCTTGCACAATGAGGATGAGATAAAGAAAAAGGATATAAGAATAGGAGATCGGGTTATGGTTGAAAGATCCGGGGATGTTATTCCAAAGGTTATTGGTGTAATTCCCGCTAAAAAAAGGAACGAACCTTATAAATTTCCCAAGACCTGCCCTGTTTGCAATGCACCGGTGGTAAGAAAAGAGGATGAAGCAAGAATATATTGCACAGGGATAAATTGCGAAGCCCAGATAAAGAGGCGTATTGAATACTTTGCCTCTCGGGGATGCCTTGATATAGATGGCTTGGGAGAAAGGGTGGTTTCTCAATTGGTGGATTGTGGCTTGCTTAAAGGAATAGAGGATATATATAAATTAAAAAAGGAGGATTTAACCTCCCTTCCCCTATGGGCTTTAAAAAAGGCAGAAAACCTTATCTCTGCAATTGAAAAAAGCAAGAAAATGCCCTTAAACAGGCTGATAAATGGCATTGGAATCCCTGGCGTTGGCTCTACTACATCCATTCTTTTGGAGGAAAAATTTGGCTCTTTAGATAATCTTATGAAAGCATCTTATGATGAGCTAATTTCCATTTATGAAATAGGACCTAAAACAGCAAATGAAATAATCTCCTTCTTTTCCCAGGAAGATGTGCAAAAATTGATAAAAGCCCTTAAAGATTATGGTCTTAATCTGGAAAAGGGGGAAAAGGAAGGGCTTGCCCTTACAGGAAAGGAATTTGTAATAACCGGGGCAATTTCTGGTATAACAAGGAATGAGCTAAAGAGGATAATTGAAGAGCTTGGTGGTATGGTTAAAGAAAGCCTATCAAAGAAAACAAGCTATTTAATTGTGGGAGAAAAGCCAGGCTCTAAACTTCATCAGGCAAAAAGGCTTAATATTCCAATTATAAGCGCAGGGGAATTTTTACAGGACAAAGTGTTTGGCAATACTAAGGAGGCTAAAAACATACGATTCATATCACCTTATTCCTAA
- a CDS encoding 7-carboxy-7-deazaguanine synthase QueE, whose translation MNANIKEVFLSIQGEGLWIGKRQVFIRFSGCNLRCDFCDTKDAQIPSKECLIFKKKVKNPIEIGLLKESLKKKTFHSISLTGGEPLLQIDFIKEFLKEREYFVCLDTNGSLPDEFEKIKDIIDFVCMDIKLPSSTKEKPIWEEHKRFLKKIKDGFVKIVITKETSKDDFLKGVRIIKDIDPKIPLVIQPDGKVSFDKPFSFQKMAFKQLSEVRIIPQIHKILGIR comes from the coding sequence ATGAATGCAAACATCAAAGAGGTTTTCCTTTCCATCCAGGGAGAAGGGCTTTGGATAGGAAAAAGACAAGTCTTTATTAGATTTTCAGGATGTAATTTAAGGTGTGATTTCTGCGATACAAAAGATGCACAAATACCCTCTAAAGAATGCCTTATTTTTAAGAAAAAAGTAAAAAATCCTATTGAAATAGGGCTGCTTAAAGAAAGCCTTAAGAAAAAAACCTTTCATTCAATATCCTTAACGGGTGGAGAGCCACTTCTTCAGATAGATTTTATAAAGGAATTTTTGAAAGAGAGGGAATATTTTGTCTGTCTTGATACAAATGGAAGCCTTCCCGATGAATTTGAAAAAATAAAAGATATTATTGACTTTGTTTGTATGGATATAAAGCTTCCCTCATCAACAAAAGAAAAACCTATTTGGGAGGAACATAAAAGGTTTCTTAAAAAGATAAAGGATGGTTTTGTAAAGATTGTTATAACAAAAGAGACAAGCAAGGATGATTTTTTAAAGGGTGTAAGGATAATAAAGGATATAGACCCAAAGATTCCCCTGGTTATTCAACCAGATGGAAAGGTAAGCTTTGATAAACCCTTTTCTTTTCAAAAAATGGCATTTAAGCAACTTTCTGAGGTTAGAATAATCCCCCAAATTCATAAGATATTAGGAATAAGGTGA